The following is a genomic window from Amycolatopsis australiensis.
TCCTGGGCCGATGAAGCTGCTGCCCCTCCTGGCCGCACTGGCCCTGCCGCTGGCCGGCCCGGTGCCGGCGGCCGCCGCCGCGGCCACGCCGGACCCGGTGATCGGCCACGCCGTGTTCAACGACCCGACCGGGACACCCGCCCGGCAGAACGCGATCGCCATCCAGCTGGCCGGCCTGATCGACCGGGTCCCGGCCGGGGAGGAGATCCGGCTGACCGTGTTCGGGTTCGACACCCCGGACACCGCCGACAGCCCGGACGCGCCCGACCTCGTCGACCACTTCGTCGCCGCCCACGACCGCGGCGTGCGCGTCAAGATCATCCTCGACCAGGGGCAGGCCGGCAACGGACCGCACACGCGGCTGAAGGCGGCCCTCGGCACCGACGACACCCAGCCGAGCTGGGTGGTGACCTGCGGCGACCAGTTCCCGTCGGGTCCGAAGCGCGGCTGCATCGGCACCCGCGTCAAGCAGTGGTCCGACAGCACCGCCTACGCCGACAACCACAACAAGTTCGCGTTGTTCTCCAAGGTCCGCCTCGACGACGGCAGCGTCCGGTCCGGCGTCGTGTACGTCGCCTCGGCCAACATCGGGGTCTGGGATGCGAACGAGTCGTACAACAACGCGTTCACCTACAGCGACCCCGGCACGTTCGGCGCCTACCGGGCGTACTTCGAGGACCTGCGCCGCTACCGCTACAGCAAGGACGGCAACAACGACTACTACCGCGACTCCGGTTCGGGCACGGACTACCGCGCGTTCTTCTTCCCGCGGCACGAAGGCGCCGGAAAGCCGTTCGAAGACCCGGGCACCGACACGATCGTCAGCACGCTGAACTCCGTGCACTGCAGCTACACCGAGACCGACGGCTCCCGGCACCAGACCGACGTCCGGATCGCGATGTGGGCCTTCACCCGGCCCGCCATCGCGCAGAAGCTGGCCGCGCTCAAGCAGGCCGGCTGCTGGGTCGACGTCGTCTACAGCAACGCGAGCCAGGCGGTCCTGGACGCGCTGAACGGCATCCAGGTGACCAAGTGCGACTACGCCGCCGGGCCGGGCATCGACGTCCGCGTGCACTCGAAGTACCTGCTCGTCGACGGGGGATTCGACGACGACATCGTGCCGCGCGTCTACACCGGCAGCCACAACTACGCGTGGTCGTCGCTGCGGCAGGAGGACGAGAACCTGCTGCGGATCATGGGCCGCGGCCCGCACACCGAGTACCTGGCGAACTTCCACCAGGTCCGGGACACCTGCCGGGCTAAGGCGTCGGCGGCCGCCACGGGCTGACGGTGTCGGTGGGCCGCGTCGGGTCGTGGAAGCGGGGCCGGTCGAGCTCGTCGCGGCGCAGCGGGACGAGCCCGTCGGTGATCGCCTGCATGATCTTCGCGTGCGCGCGGACGCCCGCGCCGGGCCGCTCCGGCTCGACGTCCGACAGGTCGACGGGGTCGCCGAAGTGCACCTTGAACCGCGGACGCCGCAGCGGGGCGCTCAGCCCGGAGCGGGCGAGCGGGACGAGGTCGGCCGGGCCGTTGACGGTCTCGGTGCCCCAGTAGACGGCCTCGTGCGCGCCCCACTGGCTGATCGGGATGACGGGCACGCCCGCCGCGAGCGCCAGCCGCGCGGCGCCGGTCTTGCCGCGCTCGGGCCACAGGCCCGGGTCGTGGCTGATCCGGCCCTCCGGGTAGACGATGATCGGCTCCCGCGTGGTCTTGAGCGCCTCGACGGCCTCGGCGAACTGCCCGACGGCGGTGGTCGCGTGCTTCCGGTCGACGCGCAGGTGGCCGCTCAGCTTGAGGGCGGGCCCGATGACCGGGGCGTCGAGGATGCCGCCCGCCAGCATGAACCGCGGGTTGATGCCGATCCGCTTGCACGCCGCCATGAGCACGAAGGCGTCGAACACACCGATGTGGTTCGCGGCCATCAGCAGCGGCCTCCCGCGCAGCCGGGCCGGGATCCGGCCGGTGACGGTCAGCCGTCCGACCAGGTTGACCAGCCCCCGGTCGATGGTGAGCATGGTCCGCCAGATGGCGGGCGCCCGGCGGGCGGTGTTGTCGGAGTGCAGCGCGACCATGGGGCAGAGCATGGCAGACGCCGATGTCACCCGAATGCGCACTCCGCCCCGAGCACCCCGATGTGGCCTCCGCTGAGGACGGCGGTGGGGACATGGGTGGCGCACCCAAGGCGGCCTTCGGTGCGTCTGACGCAACCAAGGCCGCCTTGGGGCGTTCACCCGGATGGCCGCTCGAGCGCCACTGTGAGACAGAAGTTCACCCTGGGCCGAGAGTGGCACATGGGACGAACGGCCACGGCCGGTTACCGTTGAACCATGGCTGGGTCGGCGACGAGGAAGCGAAGCACGGGAAGCGGCGCGAAGGGAGCAGCGGCGCGTAAGCCGCGTACACCCGCGAAGTCACGTCCGCCGGCTCGCAAGCCCACGCCCCGCCGCAAGACACCGGGGATCTTCGGCAAGGGCGTCCGGGGCACGTGGAACCTCCTGGCGAAAGGCATCGGGACGCTGGCGCGCACCGTCGGCCGCACCCGGGAGCTGGAGCCGGAGCACCGCCGCGACGGCCTCGCGCTCGGCCTCATCGCACTGGCCATCGTCGCGGCCGTCGGGGTCTGGTGGCGGGCCGCCGGGCCGATCGGGGCCGGGGTCGAGATCGCCACCCGGACCGTGCTCGGCGCCGGGGCCGTCACGCTGCCGCTGGTCCTCGTCGTCGTCGCCGTCGCGCTGATGCGGTCCGAGCCGCATCCCGAGACGCGGCCGCGGATGGTGATCGGCACGATCATGGTCGTCCTGTCCGTGCTCGGTATGCTGCACATCTTCACCGCGCTCCCGGCCACCAACGACGGCCGCATGTACGCCGGCGGCATCATCGGCGCCTTCTCCGGCGGCCTGCTGACCATGGGCGTCACCACCTGGGTCGCCGTGCCGCTGCTCATCCTCGCGCTGGTCTTCGGCGTGCTCGTGTTCACCGGCACCCCGGTCCGCGAGATCCCGCACCGGCTGCGCAACTGGGGCCTCGACGAGGACGAGATCGCCGAGGCGGAGCAGCGATCGGGCTTCGCCACCGACGAGGAGAAGGTCACCGAGGCCGACCCGAAGTCCGCTCGGCTGCGCAAGCCGTCCCGCCGCCGTCAGGCCGGCGAGACCCCGGAGCAGCTGGACCTCGACGCCGCGCTGGCCGAGGTGCCGACGCCGATCAAGCCGCCCAAGGCGCTGCCCAAGCCACCGGCCGAGGTGCCCGAGAAGAAGCCGAAGAAGCCCGCCGAACCGCCGCTCGCCGTCACCCGGACCGTCGAGGGCGACTACCAGCTCCCGCCGCCCGACCTGCTCAAGCTCGGCGACGCCCCGAAGTCCCGCAGCAAGGCCAACGACGCCATGATCGAGGCGATCACCGGCGTGCTGGAGCAGTTCAACGTCGACGCGCAGGTCACCGGCTTCACCCGCGGCCCGACGGTCACCCGCTACGAGGTCGAGCTCGGCCCGGGCGTGAAGGTCGAGAAGATCACCGCGCTGACCAAGAACATCGCCTACGCGGTGGCCACGGACAACGTCCGCCTGCTGGCGCCGATCCCGGGCAAGTCCGCGGTCGGCATCGAGGTGCCGAACTCCGACCGCGAGATGGTCCGCCTCGGCGACGTCCTGCGCGCGCCCGCGACCGTCAAGGACAACCACCCGATGGTGATCGGCCTCGGGAAGGACATCGAGGGCCACTTCGTCACCGCGAACCTGACGAAGATGCCGCACCTGCTGGTCGCGGGCTCCACCGGTTCCGGTAAGTCGAGCTTCGTCAACTCGATGCTCGTGTCGCTGCTCGCGCGCTCGACGCCGGACGAGTGCCGGATGATCCTGATCGACCCGAAGATGGTCGAGCTGACGCCGTACGAGGGCATCCCGCACCTGATCACGCCCATCATCACCCAGCCGAAGAAGGCCGCCGCCGCGCTGGCCTGGCTGGTGGAGGAGATGGAGCAGCGCTACCAGGACATGCAGGTCAACAAGGTCCGGCACATCGACGACTACAACAAGAAGGTCCGCTCCGGCGAGATCACCGCGCCGCCGGGGTCCGAGCGCGAGTACCGGCCCTACCCCTACATCATGGCGATCGTCGACGAGCTGGCCGACCTGATGATGACCGCGCCGCGCGACGTCGAGGACGCCATCGTCCGGATCACCCAGAAGGCCCGCGCGGCCGGCATCCACCTGGTCCTGGCCACGCAGCGGCCGTCGGTCGACGTCGTCACCGGCCTGATCAAGACCAACGTGCCTTCGCGGCTGGCCTTCGCGACGTCGTCGCTGACCGACTCGCGGGTCATCCTCGACCAGCCGGGCGCGGAGAAGCTGATCGGCATGGGCGACGCGCTCTACCTGCCGATGGGCGCCGGGAAGCCGGTCCGCATCCAGGGTGCCTTCGTCGGCGACGAAGAGATCGCCGCGGTCGTCAACTACGCCAAGGAGCAGGCGCAGCCGGACTACCAGGACGGCGTCACCGCGGCGAAGGCGGGCGAGAAGAAGGAGATCGACCCGGACATCGGCGATGACCTCGACGTGCTGCTCCAGGCGGCCGAGCTGATCGTGACGTCCCAGTTCGGCTCGACGTCGATGCTGCAGCGCAAGCTCCGGGTCGGCTTCGCCAAGGCCGGCCGGCTGATGGACCTGCTGGAAAGCCGCGGCGTGGTCGGCCCGTCGGAGGGCTCGAAGGCCCGTGACGTGCTGATCAAGCCGGAGGAGCTGGAGTCGGTGCTGTTCATGATCCGCGGCGGCGATCCGGGCCCGGCCCCCCAGGACGAAGACGAGTAGCCCGGTGCAACCCGCGGCCGCGGTCGCTCCGTCCTGAGCGCGTGGACTTCCAACGCATCGCAGCCGGAGTGTGCGCCTCGGCCGTCGTCGCGCTGGGCGCCGGGAGCTCGGTCGCCGCCGGGCAGCCGGTCCCGGCCCGGCCGGTGGCGCCCTCGACCGTCAGCGCCGCGCCGCGGGGCGACGTCGTCCTGCGCCTCGGCCAGGAAGCCGCGATCCAGGGCAAGGACCTCACGGTCCGCTACCTGCGGCTCGTCGAAGACTCGCGGTGCCGCCCGGGCATGACGTGCGTCTGGCAGGGCGAGGCGACGCTGGCCTTCCTGCTGAGCGAGCCCGGCCGCGGGGAAAGCACCACGGCCGAGCTGCACAGTGGTCCCCGGACCGGCCCGCAGGCGACCTCGTTCGCCGCCGGCCGCGTCGAGCTGGTGTCGGTGAGCGAAGACGGCCGGGAGGCCACGGTCCGGATCAGCTGAGCGGCGTGCCCCAGTGGTCCAGGAAGGCCACTTCGGACAGCGGCGTCCGCGCGGCGGGCTTGAAGTCCGGCACCGTCGTGTACGCCACCGGCAGCAGCCCGGCCTGCGTGTGCCCTTCGGGAATGCCGAGGATCGCCGCCGCTTCGGCCTCACGGGCCAGGTGGTACGTCGTCAGCGTCGAGCCCAGCCCGCGCGAGCGCAGCGCCAGCTGGAAGTTCCACACCGCCGGGAAGATGCCGCCGTAGAAGGCCGCGTCGGCCGCGTTGCCGCCGGTCGGACGCCCCGCCAGGACGGGGATGACCAACACCGGGACCCGCTCGATCACGTCGATCAGGTGCAGTCCGGACGCCAGCGCCCGCGAGCCGGCGTCTTTCGCCCGTTCCGCGAGGTAGGCCTCACCGACTTCGCGGAAGAGCACGCCGAGCCGGTCCTTGACGCCTTGGTCGCGCACGACCAGCCAGCGCCACGCCTGGACGTTGCCCGGTGTCGGGGCCTGCAGCGCCAGGTTCAGGCACTCTTCGAGGACTTCGGGCTCGACCGGGCGGTCGAGGTCCAGCTTGCGGCGCACCGCGCGGGTCGTGCTGAGCAGGTGGTCGATCTCCATTCCGCCATCCTGGCCCGGACCGGTGCCCGCCCGGGCCAGGGGGAGCCGGGCTCAGCCGCCGAACTTGCGGACGGCCTGGTAGTACGTCCAGGCCGCACCCTTGCAGGCCACGTTGGACCCGCAGACGCTCTTGAGGTCCGAGTACAGGTTGTCGTCGATCTTCAGGCGGTTCGCCTCGGTGAACCGGCCCTGCTTCTTGTAGTTGCGGTACCCGAAGTCGTGCCGGTGGCAGCCGGGGAGGAACTTCCAGCCGAACGGGTTGTCCGGCGCCCACGAGCAGCCGTCGGACGACCAGTCGAGCTGGCCGTTGTAGGGCGCCTGGTTCCGGATCGTCTCGAAGTTCGAGAGCGAGGTGTGGAAGAGGTACTGGTCGGTGACCGTCGGGATGTCGACGGCCGCCGCGGTGCCGGCGCCCAGGAGGGCGCCTCCGCCGACAGTCGCGGCCACCGCGACGGTGGCCCCCAGGTTCCGCAGTGTCGTGCGCATCTTGTGCGTTCCTTGCTGCTCAGGTGGAGAAATGACCTGATCATCCTGAGGCATCGGGGTGGCGCCGGTCACCGCCCGGACGCCAGGTCAGGGGTAAACCTCAGAATCCGGGCGGCAGGGGCTCACAGTTCGAGCAGCATCCGGGAGTTGCCGAGCGTGTTCGGCTTCACGTAGGGCAGGTCGAGGAACTCCGCGACGCCGGTGTCGTGGGAGCGCCGCATCTCCTCGTAGACCTCGTGCGACACCGGCGTGCCCTGGATCTCCACGAAACCGTGGCCGGCGAAGAAGCTGGTCTCGAAGGTCAGCACGAACAGCCGGCGCAGGCCGAGCTCGCGGGCCTCGTCGATCAGCCGCGCGACCAGCACCCGGCCGACGCCCTGGCCGCGGACGGCCTTGTCGACGACCACGGTCCGCAGCTCGGCGATGTCCTCCCAGAGCACGTGCAGCGCCGCCGCGCCGACGACCTCGTCACCCACCTCGGCGACCCAGAACTCCTGGACGGCTTCGTACAGCGTGACCAGGTCCTTTTCCAGCAGGACGCGGCCGGCGTCCGAGTCGACGAGGGCCTTGATCTTGCGGACGTCGGCGATCCGCGCGCGGCGGACGACGGGCGAGGCGGACGGCACGATCGTCAACACTGCCACATCGCCCGGCGCCGTCGCCGACACGACCGGGCTACGCCGTCGTCGGGCCGCCCGGGCCCGGCGGCTACCCTGAACGTCGTGCCTTCCCCTGCCACGGACTCCGCCGCCCCCCGCCGCGTCTCCCTGCTGACCCTCGGCTGCGCCCGCAACGAGGTCGACTCGGAGGAGCTGGCGGGCCGCCTGGCGGCCGGCGGCTGGGAGCTGGCGGCCGACCCCGAGGACTCCGACGTCGTGGTGGTGAACACCTGCGGCTTCGTCGAGTCGGCCAAAAAGGACTCCGTCGACACGCTGCTGGCGGCGTCCGACACGGGCAAGAAGGTCGTCGCCGTCGGCTGCATGGCCGAGCGCTACGGCCACGAGCTCGCCGACAGCCTCCCCGAGGCCGACGCCGTGCTGGGCTTCGACCACTACGCCGACCTCTCCGCGCGGCTCGACGACGTCGTCGCCGGCCGCAAGATCGCCTCGCACACGCCCGGCGACCGGCGCAAGCTGCTGCCGATCAGCCCGGTCGAGCGGCCCGCGGCCGCGGAGACGGTCGAGGTCCCCGGGCACGGCTGGGGGCCGCGGGTGCTGCGCACCCGCCTGGACGACTCGCCGGTGGCCGCGCTGAAGATCGCCTCCGGCTGCGACCGGCGCTGCTCGTTCTGCGCGATCCCGTCGTTCCGCGGCTCGTTCGTCTCGCGGCAGCCCGACGAGATCGTCGCCGAGGCGATGTGGCTGGCCGAGCACGGCGTCAAGGAGCTGTTCCTGGTCAGCGAGAACTCGACGTCCTACGGCAAGGACTTCGGCCGCGACGGCGCCACCGCGCTGGAGCGGCTGCTGCCGCGGCTGGCGGGGATCGACGGCATCGAGCGCGTCCGCGTCTCCTACCTGCAGCCGGCCGAGACGCGCCCGCAGCTGGTCAAGGCCATCGCGACCACGCCGGGGGTCGCCGAGTACTTCGACCTGTCGTTCCAGCACTCCAGCGAGCAGGTGCTGCGCCGGATGCGCCGGTTCGGCTCGACCGACTCGTTCCTGGCGCTGTGCGAGCAGATCCGCGAGTACGCGCCCGAGGCGGGCATCCGGACCAACGTCATCGTCGGCTTCCCGGGCGAGACCGAGCACGACCTGGCGGAGCTGGAGCGGTTCCTGACCGGCGCGCGCCTCGACGCGGTCGGCGTCTTCGGCTACTCGGACGAGGACGGCACCGAGGCCGAAACCTTCGACGGCAAGCTCGACCCCGAGGTGGTCGCCGAGCGCGTCACGCGGATCTCGGCGCTGGTCGAGGAGCTGACCGCGCAGCGCGCCGAGGACCGGATCGGCACGTTCGTCGACGTGCTGGTCGAGCAGGACGACGACGGCGAGCTGACCGGCCGCGCCGCGCACCAGGCCCCGGAGGTCGACGGCGAGTGCGTCATCCTCGACGCGCCGGAAAAGGTGCAGGTCGGCGACTTCCTGCGGTGCGAGGTCGTGGACTCGGCGGGCGTGGACCTGATCGTCCGCGCAGTCCCGGACGCCGACCGGTGAGTGCGCTCCCCGGCGAGGGCACGAGCCACGAAGGCCCCGCTCAGGTCCCGGTCGCCACGCCGGTGCCGACGCTCAACGTCGCGAACCTCCTGACGCTGTCGCGGCTGGTCCTGGTGCCGCTGTTCGTCGTCGCGCTGTTCGTCGACGGCGGCCACGACACGACGTGGCGGGCGCTGGCGACGGGCCTGTTCGCCGTCGCGTCGGCCACCGACCAGCTGGACGGCTGGGTGGCCCGCAAGTACGGCCTGATCACCGACTTCGGCAAGATCGCCGACCCGATCGCGGACAAGGCGCTCACCGGCGCGGCGCTGGTCGGGCTGAGCGTCCTCGGCGAGCTGGGCTGGTGGGTCACGATCGTCATCGCGGTCCGCGAGGTCGGCGTCACGCTGCTGCGGTTCTGGGTGATCCGGCACGGCGTGATCCCGGCCAGCCGCGGCGGCAAGGCCAAGACGATGGCGCAGATCGCCGCGATCGTGGCGTACCTGCTGCCGCTGCCGTCCGGCGCGGGCCCGGTCCGCTGGGCGCTGATGGGCCTGGCCCTGGTGCTGACGGTGGTGACGGGCGTCGACTACCTGGTCCGCGCGATCCGGCTGCGCGCGGCCGGGCGACGCGTGACGGGGAGCTGAAGTGGCCGATTCGCCCGCGGGCCGCGCCGACACCGACCTGGCCGGGAACGGGCCGGGTGCGACCGGCGACGAGCAGGCCGCCGCGCTCGTCGCGGCCCTCACCGGGCGCGGAGAGACCGTCGCCGCGGCCGAGTCGCTGACCGCCGGTCTGGTCTGCGCGACGCTGGCCCGCGTGCCCGGCGCGAGCGCGGCCCTGCGTGGCGGCCTCGTGGTGTACGCCACCGAGCTGAAGGCGGTCCTGGCCGGCGTCGACCCGCAGCTGCTGGCCGAGCACGGCGCCGTCCACCCCGAAGTCGCGGTTCAGCTGGCCGCGGGCGCGCGCGAAAAGTGCGGCGCTACCTGGGGGCTCGGGCTCACCGGCGTGGCCGGGCCGTCGCCGCAGGACGGGGTCGCCCCGGGCACGGTGCACGTCGGGCTGGCCGGCCCGGGAACACGCACAGTCCGGACCCTGACCTTGAGCGGCGATCGCGACTTGATCAGGACGTCCTCGGTCCGGGCGGCGTTTGCCCTGCTCGGGGAACATCTGGCGTGAAACACGCGTTCGCCCTTGGCGTACGGACACCCCAACTCATGCGCCCGGGGCGCCGCTCTGGGTAACGTAGGGGGTACTTGTACGGAAGGGAGGCGCGTGATGACCGTGCTGTTGCGTGAGGCGATCGGTGATCGGCTCCGTCATGCCCGCACCAACCAGCGTCGTACGCTGCGCGACATCTCCCGCGCCGCCAGGGTCAGCCTCGGCTACCTTTCGGAGGTGGAGCGGGGCCAGAAGGAGGCGTCGAGCGAGCTGCTCGCGTCCATCTGCCAGGCCCTGGACCTTCCGCTCGGCGAGCTGCTGCACAACGTGGCCGCGGACGTGTCGGCCCTCGACAACGTCGAGGTCCCCCCGGTCGACGAGCGGATCGGCGACGGCGCACCCCGGGAGAAGGTGCCGGAGCGCACCGCAGAGGCCTCGGCGGCCGGCATCGAAGGCGGCCGCCTGATGTCCGAGCTGATCGGCAACGACCTCGCGGACCTGCGGGTGTCCCCGGCACCGCGGATGAACACCACACTGCGGACGACCATCGGCCAGCCCAAGCTGGCCTCGACCATCGCGGCGTAGTTCCGGAGTTCGGGAGCTGGGTGTGCTCGCTCGCGCAGAGCGCTCGCCCGGCTCCCGAGCTGCGTTTCCGGGGTGCCGGGCCGCCTCCGGGAGGGTGAGCCGCCGGGAGGGTTGGGGCGCCGGGCCGCCGCCGGGGTGAGGCTGCCGGGAGGGTGGGCCGCCCGGAGGGTTGGGGCGCCGGGCCGCCGCCGGGGTGAGGCTGCCGGGAGGGTGAGCTGCCCGGAGGGTTGGGGCGCCGGGCCGCCGCCGAGGAGGTGTGCCGCAGCGCCGCCGCCGGGAAGGCGAGCCGCCTGGGTGCGGCTGCCCGAGGGGTGACCCTGAACCCCGGGCGGTGCAGGTTCCGGCATGTCCCCGCCGGAAGCGCGCCCGGGGCGAGCTCACGGACCGCCCGAGGCGGATTTCCGGACATTCCGCTGGAACCGAGCCTCCTGACCCCGCCGCCCGAAGCGGCCCGGACCTGCCCAGCGCAGCTTTCGGCACATCCCCGCCGGAAGCGACCCCCGGTGGCCGAGCCCCGGACCTCGCCCGAAACGACTCCCGGACCTGTCCAGTGCCGAGCCCAGGACCTGCCCGAGGCGGTTTCCGCACATTCCGGCCGAACCGAGCCCGGCCCGGCACCGAGGTCGCCAACCTGCTCCCGTTCCACCTCACATTTCCGCCCGCCGCGCGGGGCAACGCGCCCGGGGCCGTTCGCGTTACCTCCAGGGGTGATCAGGGGCGAACCCTGAAATCCCCCGGGGTCGCCTGGAACCGATGTGGCCGACCTGACACGATGGAACCCGACGCCGGGGTCGGAGCGTTGCATGAGCAGGGGAGCGACGCCCCACCCCGAGGATCACTCAAGGCCCGTGGGACGCAAGAAGGCAGGCGGAGGAGATGGCCAACCCGTTCGTGAAGTTCTGGAAGTACATGATGGCGGCGTTCTCGTCGAAGATCGACGAGCACGCCGACCCGAAGGTACAGATCCAGCAGGCCATCGAGGAGGCGCAGCGCAACCACCAGGCGCTGACGCAGCAGGCCGCCTCCGTGATCGGCAACCAGCGGCAGCTGGAAATGAAGCTCAACCGGCAGCTCGGCGAGGTCGAGAAGCTGCAGGCGTCCACCCGCCAGGCACTCGTCCTCGCGGACGAGGCGCGCGCGAAGGGTGACGAGCAGAAGGCCACCGAGTTCGAAAACGCCGCCGAGAGCTTCGCGACGCAGCTCGTCACGGCCGAGCAGAGCATCGAGGACCTCAAGACCCTGCACGACCAGTCGCTGCAGGCCGCGGCCCAGGCCAAGCAGGCCGTCGAGCGCAACTCGCAGATGCTGCAGCAGAAGCTCGCCGAGCGCACCAAGCTGCTCTCGCAGCTGGAGCAGGCGAAGATGCAGGAGCAGGTCTCCGCCTCGCTGAACCAGATGAGCCAGCTGGCCGCTCCGGGCAACACGCCGTCGCTGGAAGAGGTCCGCGACAAGATCGAGAAGCGCTACACCACGGCGCTGGGCCAGGCCGAGCTCGCCCAGAACTCCGTCCAGGGGCGCATGATGGAGGTCCAGGCCTCCACCACGCAGCTGGCCGGGCAGTCGCGGCTCCAGCAGATCCGCGCCTCCATGCGCGGCGACTCCGTCGCGCAGGTGACCGACGGCGGCGCCAAGGCGGCGCAGCCGGCGAGCCAGTCCGACATCCAGCGCGAGATCCAGGCGCGCGTGCAGGCCGAGCAGGGCAAGAACCCGGCCTGACCCGGGCCGACGGAGTTCGAAGGGGGCCGGCATGGGGCAGCAGGACAGGCGACGCGACTTCAGCGAGTTCAGCGCGAAGCTGGAGAAGCACATCGAGAAGCTGCCCGACTACGCCGTGCGCGCCCAGGAGAAACTCCAGAAGGTGCAGAAGTACTTCCCGCCGGCCGACCAGGCCGGCGGGAAGGCCGCACCCCCGCGTCCCCGGCCCAACCCGCTGCAGCGGCCGCCCGTCCGGCGGCCCGACATGGCCATGACGTTCTCGTCGATGGCCAGCCAGGTCCCCGCGTTCGCCGAGGCCCGCGCCAAGTGGGACCGCTGGAACCACCCCGCCGCGAAGCTGGAACGCCGCAAGCGCCGGACATCGCGCGCGCTGACGATGTGGATCCTGCTGACGATCCTGTGCGGCGTCCTCACCGTGGCGGCCGGCATGGGCTGGATCAGCGCGACCGGCGCGCCGATGATGCCGCAGGCGATCATGGCGTTCGCCGGAGCCGTCGTGTTCGGCACGTTCGGCGTCCGGTCCGGGCTCAAGCTGCGGGAACTGAAGCGGACCCCGATCCCGGCCGCCCCCGCCGGCCCGCCGCCGCTGCCGCCCGCGGGCTCCGCCGCCCGTGAACCGATGGAACGGCTCGCGGAATGCGAAGCCTCCCTGAGCGAGCTGCTGCGCCAGTTGTCGGTGCCGTCCTCGCTGGGCACGACGCCGGTGTCCGAAGTGTCCGTCGCCGACGCCCGGCAGACGGCCACCGACGCCGCGGCCGCGTTGCGTGGCCTGGCCGCCCGGATCCAGGCGATCGAGCGCGGCCGCAACTCCGCCCCGGCCCGCGAGCAAGCCGCCCTCGACGCGGCGGTCGCCAAGCTCCGCGAACAGCTCGAAGACGGTCTCGAGGGCTACCGCGGCCTGGTCGCCGCGGCGGGCCACACGGTCGCCGCCTCGAGCGACGGCCTGGTGACCTCCAAGCAGGCCCTCACCGACGCCACCGACCGCCTGGCCGGCCTCGCCATGGCCCTCCGCGAACTCTCCTGACCCGCTCCCAGGCGCCCCGAGGGGCAGCACGCGTGATTCACGGGGCAGGAGGGGCCGCACGGTGATCCGGCCCCGGCGCCGCGCGCCGCCGCTCGGGTCAGGTGGGGCGGCCCGGCACCGCGTGTCGACCGCGGTGCAGGTGTGACGGCCTGGGCGTCGCGTGTCGGCTCTCGGGGTAGGTGTGGCGGCCTGGGCGTCGCGTGTCGGCTCTCGGTGTAGGTGTGGCGGCCTGGGCGTCGCGTGTCGGCTCCCGGCCCAGGCGTGTCGGCCCGGCACTGCAGGGCGGCCCGCGGTCCAGGCGTGGCGTCCCCGGCACCGCGCGTCGGCCTCGATCCGCGCCTGTCGACCCGCCCCCTCACGCGTATCGCCCCGTCGATCACCGCAACCGGGGCCCGCATACCGCCATCCGGGCCTCGGGCTCCGCCGTTCGAGTGCTGCAGTCCGGCGGGGGCGCCCGGTGGTCACGGCGCGTGCGTGATCGTGCGTTGCACCCCGGCGTCGCGCCCTGTTC
Proteins encoded in this region:
- a CDS encoding phospholipase, with the protein product MRTTLRNLGATVAVAATVGGGALLGAGTAAAVDIPTVTDQYLFHTSLSNFETIRNQAPYNGQLDWSSDGCSWAPDNPFGWKFLPGCHRHDFGYRNYKKQGRFTEANRLKIDDNLYSDLKSVCGSNVACKGAAWTYYQAVRKFGG
- a CDS encoding phospholipase D-like domain-containing protein produces the protein MKLLPLLAALALPLAGPVPAAAAAATPDPVIGHAVFNDPTGTPARQNAIAIQLAGLIDRVPAGEEIRLTVFGFDTPDTADSPDAPDLVDHFVAAHDRGVRVKIILDQGQAGNGPHTRLKAALGTDDTQPSWVVTCGDQFPSGPKRGCIGTRVKQWSDSTAYADNHNKFALFSKVRLDDGSVRSGVVYVASANIGVWDANESYNNAFTYSDPGTFGAYRAYFEDLRRYRYSKDGNNDYYRDSGSGTDYRAFFFPRHEGAGKPFEDPGTDTIVSTLNSVHCSYTETDGSRHQTDVRIAMWAFTRPAIAQKLAALKQAGCWVDVVYSNASQAVLDALNGIQVTKCDYAAGPGIDVRVHSKYLLVDGGFDDDIVPRVYTGSHNYAWSSLRQEDENLLRIMGRGPHTEYLANFHQVRDTCRAKASAAATG
- a CDS encoding lysophospholipid acyltransferase family protein — translated: MVALHSDNTARRAPAIWRTMLTIDRGLVNLVGRLTVTGRIPARLRGRPLLMAANHIGVFDAFVLMAACKRIGINPRFMLAGGILDAPVIGPALKLSGHLRVDRKHATTAVGQFAEAVEALKTTREPIIVYPEGRISHDPGLWPERGKTGAARLALAAGVPVIPISQWGAHEAVYWGTETVNGPADLVPLARSGLSAPLRRPRFKVHFGDPVDLSDVEPERPGAGVRAHAKIMQAITDGLVPLRRDELDRPRFHDPTRPTDTVSPWRPPTP
- a CDS encoding DNA translocase FtsK codes for the protein MAGSATRKRSTGSGAKGAAARKPRTPAKSRPPARKPTPRRKTPGIFGKGVRGTWNLLAKGIGTLARTVGRTRELEPEHRRDGLALGLIALAIVAAVGVWWRAAGPIGAGVEIATRTVLGAGAVTLPLVLVVVAVALMRSEPHPETRPRMVIGTIMVVLSVLGMLHIFTALPATNDGRMYAGGIIGAFSGGLLTMGVTTWVAVPLLILALVFGVLVFTGTPVREIPHRLRNWGLDEDEIAEAEQRSGFATDEEKVTEADPKSARLRKPSRRRQAGETPEQLDLDAALAEVPTPIKPPKALPKPPAEVPEKKPKKPAEPPLAVTRTVEGDYQLPPPDLLKLGDAPKSRSKANDAMIEAITGVLEQFNVDAQVTGFTRGPTVTRYEVELGPGVKVEKITALTKNIAYAVATDNVRLLAPIPGKSAVGIEVPNSDREMVRLGDVLRAPATVKDNHPMVIGLGKDIEGHFVTANLTKMPHLLVAGSTGSGKSSFVNSMLVSLLARSTPDECRMILIDPKMVELTPYEGIPHLITPIITQPKKAAAALAWLVEEMEQRYQDMQVNKVRHIDDYNKKVRSGEITAPPGSEREYRPYPYIMAIVDELADLMMTAPRDVEDAIVRITQKARAAGIHLVLATQRPSVDVVTGLIKTNVPSRLAFATSSLTDSRVILDQPGAEKLIGMGDALYLPMGAGKPVRIQGAFVGDEEIAAVVNYAKEQAQPDYQDGVTAAKAGEKKEIDPDIGDDLDVLLQAAELIVTSQFGSTSMLQRKLRVGFAKAGRLMDLLESRGVVGPSEGSKARDVLIKPEELESVLFMIRGGDPGPAPQDEDE
- a CDS encoding amino-acid N-acetyltransferase, whose translation is MPSASPVVRRARIADVRKIKALVDSDAGRVLLEKDLVTLYEAVQEFWVAEVGDEVVGAAALHVLWEDIAELRTVVVDKAVRGQGVGRVLVARLIDEARELGLRRLFVLTFETSFFAGHGFVEIQGTPVSHEVYEEMRRSHDTGVAEFLDLPYVKPNTLGNSRMLLEL
- a CDS encoding nitroreductase family protein, giving the protein MEIDHLLSTTRAVRRKLDLDRPVEPEVLEECLNLALQAPTPGNVQAWRWLVVRDQGVKDRLGVLFREVGEAYLAERAKDAGSRALASGLHLIDVIERVPVLVIPVLAGRPTGGNAADAAFYGGIFPAVWNFQLALRSRGLGSTLTTYHLAREAEAAAILGIPEGHTQAGLLPVAYTTVPDFKPAARTPLSEVAFLDHWGTPLS